The Thermodesulfovibrionales bacterium genomic sequence TGATAATACCTCTTTTTAGCATCTCATTAAAGAGTCTCTGGACCTCAAAGGGAAATTTCATATAAATAAAATTTGCCTCTGTTGGTAAAAAATCTATACCGAGCCTTTTAAGTTCTTTGTAGAGGAAAGTCTTTTCCCTTTTATTCATAGAAGCTGACCTCTTTATATGTTCTCTGTCCTTTAATGCATGAATTGCCGCAATCTGGGCAAGGGAGTTTACATTAAAGGGTTCCCTTACCCTGTTCATCTCTCTGATCAGTTGTGCAGGACCTATGCCATAACCTATTCTCAATCCAGCAAGTCCGTATATCTTCGAAAATGTTCTTAGTATAAGAAGAGGATAGCCTTTCTTAAAATATTCAAGGGAATCTGGATATTCCCTGCTGGTCACATACTCATAATAAGCTTCATCAATAACCACCAGCACATTTCCAGGTACCCTCTTCATGAAGGCATCAAACTCTTCCCTTTTGTTTATTGTACCTGTGGGATTATTTGGATTGGCAATGAATACTATTCCTGTATTACTGTCTACTGCATCTAACATACCCGTGAGGTCATGTCTTGAATCTGAAGTGAGAGGGACCTCCACTGCCCTGGCTCCTGCTATCTTTGTTGCCATAGCGTAGACAATAAAGGAGGGCTTTCCCATAACAGCATTCCTCCCTGGCATGAGCAATGTCTTTGCTACAATATCAATGAGCTCATTTGAACCATTACCTATAATGAGCTCCTCTGTGCTTACACCGAGTTTTTTTGAAAGCTCCATCTTAAGATAATAACAGCTTCCGTCAGGATATCTATTAAGCTCCTTTAATCCCTTTCTGATTGCTGAGATGGCCTTCTTTGAAGGTCCCAGGGGATTCTCATTTGAGGCAAGCTTTATAATATCCTTTATTCCCAGCTCTCTCTGGAGCTCCTCTATGGGCTTTCCGGGGACATAGGGACTGATATCCTTTATGAAATCTGAAATACTGAAATGAAATTTCATGATCCTTTCGTTTCCTTCACTCATATCTCGGATAGGAGCCAAGAATCCTGAAGTCAACGCAGATATCCTTGACCTTCTCAAGTGCCTTCTTGACCCTGCTATCTTCTGTATGGCCCTCAAGGTCAATAAAGAATATGTACTGCCAGGCCTTCAATTTAGAGGGCCTTGATTCTATCTTTGTAAGATTAATCCTGTAATCTTTAAAAGGAGTAAGAAGGTCATGGAGTGCACCAGGTCTGTCTTTTAAAGAAACCATTATGGATGTCTTATCCCTTCCTGTTCTGGGAACCATTGTCTTCGATATTACAAGAAACCTTGTATAGTTATCCTTAAAATCCTCTATGTGTCTTTCCACAAATTCAAGGTTATAATATTGGGCAGCCAGGTCTCCTGCTATTGCCGCTCCCTCAGGATCCTTTGACGCCAGTTCTGCTGCCTTCGCTGTACTTGTTGCTTCAATTATCTCTATGCCCGGCATATTCTTTTCGAGCCATCTCCTGCACTGGGCTGTTGCCTGGGGATGGGAATAGATCCTTTTTATTTTAGACCTCTCTCCAGTGATAGAAAGAAGATTATGACTTATCTCGAGCATTATCTCTCCAGAGATATAAAGGTCAAAATCCATGAACATATCAAGGGTGTAGCTAACAACCCCTTCTGTTGAATTCTCTATGGGCACTACACCGAAGTGAGCCCTGTCC encodes the following:
- the hisC gene encoding histidinol-phosphate transaminase; this encodes MSEGNERIMKFHFSISDFIKDISPYVPGKPIEELQRELGIKDIIKLASNENPLGPSKKAISAIRKGLKELNRYPDGSCYYLKMELSKKLGVSTEELIIGNGSNELIDIVAKTLLMPGRNAVMGKPSFIVYAMATKIAGARAVEVPLTSDSRHDLTGMLDAVDSNTGIVFIANPNNPTGTINKREEFDAFMKRVPGNVLVVIDEAYYEYVTSREYPDSLEYFKKGYPLLILRTFSKIYGLAGLRIGYGIGPAQLIREMNRVREPFNVNSLAQIAAIHALKDREHIKRSASMNKREKTFLYKELKRLGIDFLPTEANFIYMKFPFEVQRLFNEMLKRGIIIRPVGKNEIRVTIGTRKENVRFIKALEGIIKEGGHQWT
- the pheA gene encoding prephenate dehydratase, which encodes DRAHFGVVPIENSTEGVVSYTLDMFMDFDLYISGEIMLEISHNLLSITGERSKIKRIYSHPQATAQCRRWLEKNMPGIEIIEATSTAKAAELASKDPEGAAIAGDLAAQYYNLEFVERHIEDFKDNYTRFLVISKTMVPRTGRDKTSIMVSLKDRPGALHDLLTPFKDYRINLTKIESRPSKLKAWQYIFFIDLEGHTEDSRVKKALEKVKDICVDFRILGSYPRYE